Proteins encoded by one window of Streptomyces sp. ALI-76-A:
- a CDS encoding response regulator transcription factor: protein MTLRPPTTANPVRVLLADDHTLVRRGVRLILEGEPDLTVVAEAGDGAEAVELARARAVDLAVLDIAMPRMTGLQAARELSRRLPGLRILVLTMYDNEQYFFEALKAGASGYVLKSVADRDLVEACRAAVRDEPFIYPGAERALVRSYLERLRRGDGLPERAITEREEEILKLVAEGHTSREIAELLFISAKTVERHRANLLQKLGMRDRLELTRYAIRAGLIDP from the coding sequence ATGACACTCCGACCACCCACGACGGCGAACCCCGTCCGCGTGCTGCTCGCCGACGACCACACCCTCGTACGCCGAGGCGTGCGTCTCATCCTGGAGGGTGAGCCGGACCTCACCGTCGTGGCCGAGGCCGGCGACGGGGCCGAGGCGGTCGAGCTGGCACGCGCGCGTGCCGTCGATCTCGCCGTCCTGGACATCGCCATGCCCCGCATGACCGGCCTCCAGGCGGCCCGCGAACTCTCCCGCCGGCTGCCCGGCCTGCGCATCCTCGTGCTGACGATGTACGACAACGAGCAGTACTTCTTCGAGGCCCTGAAGGCGGGCGCCAGCGGATACGTCCTGAAGTCCGTCGCCGACCGCGACCTGGTCGAGGCCTGCCGGGCGGCGGTCCGTGACGAACCGTTCATCTACCCGGGTGCGGAACGGGCCCTCGTCCGCTCCTACCTGGAGCGTCTGCGCCGGGGCGACGGCCTGCCGGAGCGGGCCATCACCGAACGCGAGGAGGAGATCCTCAAACTGGTCGCCGAGGGCCACACCTCCAGGGAGATCGCCGAGCTGCTGTTCATCAGCGCCAAGACGGTGGAACGCCACCGCGCGAACCTCCTCCAGAAACTCGGCATGCGCGACCGCCTGGAGCTGACCCGCTACGCCATCCGGGCCGGTCTGATCGATCCGTGA
- a CDS encoding amino acid ABC transporter permease, with protein sequence MSSILYDTPGPRAKRRNVVFSVIFFVLLALFLWWIWQTMDEKGQLRWALWKPFTESQAWTTYLLPGLANTLKAAALAMVIALPLGAFFGISRLSDHRWVRGPAGVVVEFFRAIPVLLLMLFANEFYDRYTNVSSEQRPLYAVVTGLVLYNASVLAEIVRAGILSLPKGQSEAAMAVGLRKGQTMTNVLLPQAVTAMLPAIVSQLVVIVKDTALGGVMIGFTELLNTRGTLAANYANVVQSFVVVAVIYIVLNFILTSFASWLEGRLRRSKKSTGAVLSAEDMEELNPAATGGTYGTGAGGGI encoded by the coding sequence ATGAGCTCCATTCTCTATGACACTCCCGGCCCCCGCGCCAAACGGCGCAACGTGGTCTTCTCCGTGATCTTCTTCGTTTTGCTCGCCCTGTTCCTTTGGTGGATCTGGCAGACCATGGACGAGAAGGGCCAGCTGAGGTGGGCCCTGTGGAAGCCGTTCACCGAGTCCCAGGCCTGGACGACCTATCTGCTGCCGGGTCTGGCCAACACACTGAAGGCCGCGGCACTGGCCATGGTGATCGCCCTTCCGCTGGGCGCGTTCTTCGGCATCTCGCGCCTCTCCGACCACCGGTGGGTCCGGGGTCCGGCCGGCGTGGTGGTCGAGTTCTTCCGGGCGATCCCGGTCCTGCTGCTGATGCTGTTCGCCAACGAGTTCTACGACCGCTACACGAACGTCAGCAGCGAACAGCGTCCGCTCTACGCCGTCGTCACGGGCCTGGTGCTCTACAACGCGTCCGTCCTCGCCGAGATCGTACGGGCCGGCATCCTGTCCCTGCCCAAGGGCCAGTCGGAGGCCGCGATGGCGGTCGGCCTGCGCAAGGGCCAGACGATGACCAACGTCCTGCTGCCGCAGGCCGTCACCGCGATGCTGCCGGCCATCGTCAGCCAGCTCGTGGTCATCGTGAAGGACACCGCGCTGGGCGGCGTGATGATCGGCTTCACGGAGCTGCTCAACACGCGCGGCACACTCGCCGCCAACTACGCGAACGTCGTGCAGAGCTTCGTCGTGGTGGCGGTCATCTACATCGTGCTCAACTTCATCCTGACCTCCTTCGCGAGCTGGCTGGAGGGAAGGCTGCGGCGCAGCAAGAAGAGCACGGGTGCCGTCCTCAGCGCCGAGGACATGGAGGAGCTCAACCCGGCGGCGACCGGCGGCACCTACGGCACCGGAGCCGGCGGCGGTATCTGA
- a CDS encoding HAMP domain-containing sensor histidine kinase translates to MRTRLLPLLIVLMAAVLLALGVPLAVSVAAAQQQKVVVDRIDDTAYFAALAQFVTDTRGTANERQNALNSQLASYHKVYDIRAGVFYYDGSPMAQAPRNWSVPRSGELRDAFQEALLSRRSPDPQQVWPWQRNRLVVASPVIRDGDVVAVVILESPTGQMRSRTLHGWLVIGAGEIAAMLLAVGAALRLTGWVLRPVRVLDATTHAIASGALKSRVAAAGGPPELRRLARAFNEMADNVEDVLEQQRAFVADASHQLRNPLAALLLRIELLAFELPEGNQEIASVQAEGKRLAQVLDDLLDLALAEHTEADLRITDIGTLTDERVAAWTPTAEAKGVRLVGNCPPTTAWADPVTLSSALDAVIDNAVKFTPKDETVEVTVASDGEHCTIVVSDNGPGLTDEELSRVGDRFWRSGRHQNVKGSGLGLSISRTLLAAGGGSISYGHHDPHGLTVTVTVPRSRPAG, encoded by the coding sequence GTGCGCACACGTCTCCTGCCGCTGCTCATCGTTCTGATGGCGGCCGTGCTGCTGGCGCTCGGCGTTCCGCTGGCCGTGAGCGTGGCCGCCGCCCAGCAGCAGAAGGTGGTCGTCGACCGGATCGACGACACGGCCTACTTCGCCGCTCTCGCCCAGTTCGTCACCGACACGCGCGGTACGGCGAACGAGCGCCAGAACGCCCTGAACAGCCAACTCGCCAGTTATCACAAGGTCTACGACATCCGGGCGGGCGTCTTCTACTACGACGGCAGCCCCATGGCGCAGGCGCCGAGGAACTGGTCCGTGCCCCGGTCGGGGGAGCTGCGCGACGCGTTCCAGGAGGCACTGCTCAGCCGCCGCAGCCCGGACCCCCAGCAGGTCTGGCCCTGGCAGCGCAACCGTCTGGTCGTGGCCTCGCCGGTCATCCGGGACGGCGACGTCGTGGCGGTCGTCATCCTCGAATCGCCCACCGGGCAGATGCGCTCGCGGACCCTGCACGGCTGGCTGGTCATCGGCGCGGGCGAGATCGCCGCGATGCTGCTGGCGGTCGGCGCGGCACTGCGCCTGACTGGCTGGGTCCTGCGTCCCGTACGCGTCCTGGACGCCACCACTCACGCGATCGCCAGCGGGGCCCTGAAGTCACGGGTCGCCGCCGCCGGCGGACCCCCGGAGCTGAGGCGCCTGGCCCGGGCGTTCAACGAGATGGCGGACAACGTCGAGGACGTCCTGGAGCAGCAGCGCGCCTTCGTCGCCGACGCCTCCCACCAGCTGCGCAACCCGCTCGCGGCACTGCTGCTGCGGATCGAGCTGCTCGCCTTCGAACTCCCGGAGGGCAACCAGGAGATCGCCTCGGTCCAGGCCGAGGGCAAGCGGCTGGCGCAGGTCCTGGACGATCTGCTCGACCTGGCCCTGGCCGAGCACACCGAGGCGGACCTGCGGATCACCGACATCGGCACGCTGACCGACGAGCGCGTCGCGGCTTGGACGCCGACCGCCGAGGCCAAGGGCGTACGTCTGGTGGGGAACTGCCCGCCCACCACCGCCTGGGCCGACCCGGTCACCCTCTCCAGCGCGCTGGACGCGGTGATCGACAACGCGGTGAAGTTCACGCCGAAGGACGAGACGGTCGAGGTCACGGTCGCCTCCGACGGCGAGCACTGCACCATCGTGGTCAGCGACAACGGCCCGGGCCTGACCGACGAGGAACTCAGCCGCGTCGGCGACCGTTTCTGGCGCAGTGGCCGCCACCAGAACGTCAAGGGCTCCGGTCTCGGCCTGTCCATCTCCCGCACCCTGCTCGCGGCGGGCGGCGGCTCGATCTCCTACGGCCACCACGACCCGCACGGCCTGACGGTGACGGTGACGGTGCCCCGGTCGCGGCCGGCCGGGTGA
- a CDS encoding cation:proton antiporter has product MHSAVLLIEFGSIILGLGLLGRFAARFRLSPIPLYLLAGLAFGEGGLLPLGASEEFIATGAEIGVILLLLMLGLEYTAGDLVTNLKAHYPAGLVDGALNAIPGAAAALLLGWGPVAAVVLAGVTWISSSGVIAKVLGDLGRVGNRETPVILSVLVLEDLAMAVYLPIVTALVAGAGLLAGSLTLAIALGAAGLVLFVAVRYGRLISRFVSSDDPEKLLLVVLGLTILVAGVAQQLQVSAAVGAFLVGIALSGEVAEGAHTLLSPLRDLFAAVFFVFFGLHTDPASIPPVLLPALALALLTAATKIATGYWAARRAGISVKGRWRTGGALVARGEFSIVIAGLAVSAGIEPSLGPLATAYVLILVVLGPLTARFTEPLASRWVHRFGNRRDQRTEASTQQQAQAGAEAPVGHD; this is encoded by the coding sequence GTGCACTCAGCGGTCCTGCTGATCGAGTTCGGTTCCATCATCCTCGGCCTCGGCCTGCTCGGCCGGTTCGCCGCCCGCTTCCGCCTCTCCCCCATCCCGCTGTACCTGCTGGCCGGTCTGGCCTTCGGCGAGGGCGGTCTGCTGCCGCTCGGGGCGAGCGAGGAGTTCATCGCCACGGGCGCCGAGATCGGCGTGATCCTCCTGCTGCTGATGCTCGGCCTGGAGTACACGGCCGGTGACCTGGTCACCAACCTCAAGGCCCACTATCCGGCCGGGCTCGTCGACGGCGCGCTCAACGCGATCCCGGGTGCCGCGGCGGCGCTGCTGCTCGGCTGGGGCCCGGTGGCCGCGGTCGTCCTGGCCGGCGTCACCTGGATCTCGTCGTCCGGCGTCATCGCGAAGGTGCTCGGCGACCTGGGCCGCGTCGGCAACCGGGAAACCCCGGTGATCCTCAGCGTCCTCGTCCTGGAGGACCTGGCGATGGCGGTGTACCTGCCGATCGTCACCGCGCTGGTGGCCGGGGCGGGGCTGCTGGCCGGCAGCCTCACCCTGGCGATCGCCCTGGGCGCGGCGGGCCTGGTCCTGTTCGTGGCCGTCCGCTACGGCCGCCTCATCTCGCGTTTCGTGTCCAGCGACGACCCGGAGAAGCTGCTCCTGGTGGTGCTGGGACTGACGATCCTCGTCGCGGGTGTCGCCCAGCAGCTCCAGGTGTCGGCCGCGGTGGGCGCGTTCCTGGTGGGCATCGCGCTGTCCGGCGAGGTCGCGGAGGGCGCGCACACGCTGCTCAGCCCCCTGCGCGATCTGTTCGCCGCCGTCTTCTTCGTCTTCTTCGGGCTGCACACCGACCCGGCCAGCATCCCGCCCGTCCTGCTGCCCGCGCTCGCACTGGCGCTCCTCACCGCCGCGACGAAGATCGCCACCGGCTACTGGGCGGCCCGTCGGGCCGGGATCTCCGTCAAGGGCCGCTGGCGGACGGGCGGCGCGCTGGTGGCGCGCGGCGAGTTCTCGATCGTCATCGCCGGGCTGGCGGTGAGTGCGGGCATCGAGCCGTCCCTGGGCCCGCTGGCCACGGCGTACGTCCTCATCCTGGTCGTCCTCGGCCCGCTCACCGCCCGCTTCACCGAGCCGCTGGCCTCCCGCTGGGTCCACCGCTTCGGCAACCGCCGTGACCAGCGGACGGAGGCCTCCACGCAGCAGCAGGCGCAGGCCGGGGCGGAGGCGCCGGTGGGACACGACTGA
- a CDS encoding TrkA C-terminal domain-containing protein: protein MSAPRLKATPLPGIGVQYDLVTREQRHLSVVAHRDGARTVSVYRADDPDSCAQSLRLTGAEAGALIDALKPSHHSASLLYTTALGLVAERIEVAATSHWNGRVLGDTRLRTETGSSVVAVLRRTEAIPSPAPDFRLAGGDTLIVIGTREGVDAAAAILGQG from the coding sequence GTGTCCGCTCCACGTCTGAAGGCGACACCGCTGCCGGGCATCGGGGTCCAGTACGACCTCGTGACCCGGGAACAACGCCATCTGTCCGTGGTGGCGCACCGCGACGGCGCGCGCACGGTGAGCGTGTACCGGGCCGACGACCCCGACTCCTGCGCGCAGTCCCTGCGGCTGACCGGTGCCGAGGCGGGCGCGCTGATCGACGCGCTGAAGCCGTCCCACCACAGCGCCAGCCTGCTCTACACGACGGCCCTGGGCCTGGTCGCCGAGCGGATCGAGGTCGCCGCGACCTCGCACTGGAACGGGCGGGTCCTGGGCGACACGCGCCTGCGGACCGAGACGGGCTCGTCCGTGGTGGCGGTGCTGCGGCGGACCGAGGCGATCCCGTCGCCGGCGCCGGACTTCCGGCTGGCCGGCGGGGACACGCTCATCGTGATCGGCACCCGCGAGGGCGTCGACGCCGCCGCGGCGATACTCGGGCAGGGGTGA
- a CDS encoding TAXI family TRAP transporter solute-binding subunit, producing MSKVFPRIDRRRALQGSAAGFVVFGLLLWWLLPLGEEPPRGTITFSTGTRSGVYQKYGGLLQDALAKDMPGLKVKLRDSDGSQENVKRVATGEADFTIAAADAVETYTVHDAARADRLRGVARLYDDYAQLAVPPDSDIRSVADLKGKRVAIGLPRSGVRLIAERVLRAEGIDPEKDIVASAEGINVGPKRLGHQIDAFFWSGGLPTDGLTSLAETSGFRLVPIGADIVAKLHKEVDATRYYRATNIPASVYPQVQNGSPVPTLAVSNLLVTRADMDPRLTEWVTRIVLRSRDRIGKDVHSAQLVDVRTAIYTNPLPLHEGARRYYRSVKP from the coding sequence ATGTCCAAGGTGTTCCCCCGTATCGACAGGCGCCGGGCCCTACAGGGCTCGGCCGCCGGGTTCGTCGTGTTCGGGCTGCTGCTGTGGTGGCTGCTGCCCCTGGGCGAGGAACCGCCGCGCGGGACGATCACGTTCAGCACGGGAACACGCTCCGGGGTCTACCAGAAGTACGGCGGGCTGCTGCAGGACGCGCTCGCCAAGGACATGCCCGGACTGAAGGTGAAGCTGCGGGACAGCGACGGCTCGCAGGAGAACGTCAAGCGGGTGGCGACCGGCGAGGCCGACTTCACCATCGCCGCGGCCGACGCCGTGGAGACGTACACGGTCCACGACGCGGCGCGGGCCGACCGGCTGCGCGGAGTCGCCCGCCTGTACGACGACTACGCACAGCTCGCTGTCCCGCCGGACTCGGACATCCGCTCCGTCGCCGATCTGAAGGGCAAGCGGGTCGCCATAGGGCTTCCCCGTTCGGGTGTGCGGCTGATAGCCGAGCGGGTGCTCAGGGCGGAGGGCATCGACCCGGAGAAGGACATCGTCGCCTCCGCGGAGGGCATCAACGTGGGGCCGAAGCGCCTCGGCCACCAGATCGACGCGTTCTTCTGGTCGGGCGGGCTGCCGACGGACGGGCTGACCAGCCTCGCCGAGACGTCGGGTTTCCGACTGGTGCCCATCGGTGCCGATATCGTCGCCAAACTGCACAAAGAGGTCGACGCCACCCGTTACTACCGCGCCACGAACATACCGGCGTCGGTCTACCCCCAGGTCCAGAACGGCTCCCCGGTGCCGACGCTGGCGGTGTCCAACCTGCTGGTGACCCGCGCCGACATGGACCCCAGGCTCACCGAGTGGGTGACCCGGATCGTTCTCCGCAGCCGTGACCGCATCGGCAAGGACGTCCACTCCGCCCAGCTGGTCGACGTGCGCACGGCGATCTACACCAACCCGCTGCCCCTGCACGAGGGCGCCCGGCGGTACTACCGCTCCGTCAAGCCGTAG
- a CDS encoding amino acid ABC transporter ATP-binding protein, with the protein MTEVSVAKEDVAATGELVVLKSVNKHFGALHVLQDIDLTIARGEVVVVIGPSGSGKSTLCRTINRLETIDSGTIEIDGKPLPQEGKALARLRADVGMVFQSFNLFAHKTVLENVMLGQIKVRRMDKKQAEEKSRALLDRVGVATQADKYPAQLSGGQQQRVAIARALAMDPKVMLFDEPTSALDPEMINEVLEVMQQLARDGMTMIVVTHEMGFARSAANRVVFMADGRIVEEAVPDQFFSNPRSDRAKDFLSKILHH; encoded by the coding sequence ATGACCGAAGTATCGGTGGCCAAGGAAGATGTGGCCGCGACCGGAGAACTGGTCGTCCTGAAGAGCGTCAACAAGCACTTCGGCGCGTTGCACGTGCTCCAGGACATCGATCTCACGATCGCCCGCGGTGAGGTCGTCGTGGTCATCGGACCCTCCGGGTCCGGAAAGTCCACCCTGTGCCGCACCATCAACCGCCTGGAGACGATCGACTCCGGCACGATCGAGATCGACGGCAAGCCCCTGCCCCAGGAGGGCAAGGCGCTGGCCCGGCTCCGCGCAGACGTCGGAATGGTCTTCCAGTCCTTCAACCTGTTCGCGCACAAGACCGTGCTCGAGAACGTCATGCTGGGCCAGATCAAGGTCCGCAGGATGGACAAGAAGCAGGCCGAGGAGAAGTCGCGCGCCCTGCTCGACCGGGTCGGCGTGGCCACGCAGGCCGACAAGTACCCCGCGCAGCTCTCCGGCGGCCAGCAGCAGCGCGTCGCCATCGCGCGGGCCCTGGCCATGGATCCCAAGGTCATGCTCTTCGACGAGCCCACGTCGGCGCTCGACCCGGAGATGATCAACGAGGTCCTGGAGGTCATGCAGCAGCTCGCCCGTGACGGCATGACCATGATCGTCGTCACTCACGAGATGGGCTTCGCCCGTTCGGCCGCCAACCGGGTGGTGTTCATGGCAGACGGCCGAATCGTCGAAGAGGCTGTGCCGGACCAGTTCTTCAGCAACCCGCGCAGCGACCGCGCCAAGGACTTCCTGTCCAAGATCCTGCACCACTGA
- a CDS encoding amino acid ABC transporter permease: MFDFLEGYDVLGAFWMTVKLTVLSALGSLVWGTLLAGMRVSPVPLMRGFGTAYVNFVRNIPLTVIIVFTSLGLADIFGMTMGAADDFDTLSFRLAVLGLAAYTAAFVCEAIRSGINTVPVGQAEAARAIGLSFRQILSLIILPQAFRSVIGPLANVLIALTKNTTVAAAIGVAEAATLMKEMIENEAQTLAIGAVFALGFVVLTLPTGLILGWLSKRLAVKR, encoded by the coding sequence GTGTTCGACTTTCTTGAAGGTTACGACGTCCTAGGGGCGTTCTGGATGACGGTGAAACTCACCGTCCTCTCCGCCCTCGGCTCCCTCGTCTGGGGCACCCTGCTGGCCGGGATGCGGGTCAGCCCGGTGCCGTTGATGCGCGGGTTCGGCACCGCCTATGTGAACTTCGTCCGGAACATTCCGCTGACGGTGATCATCGTTTTCACCTCGCTCGGCCTCGCCGACATCTTCGGCATGACGATGGGCGCGGCCGACGACTTCGACACCCTCAGCTTCCGCCTGGCCGTGCTCGGTCTCGCTGCCTACACCGCGGCGTTCGTCTGCGAGGCGATCCGCTCCGGCATCAACACCGTGCCCGTCGGTCAGGCCGAGGCGGCCCGCGCCATCGGGTTGAGCTTCCGGCAGATCCTGAGCCTGATCATCCTGCCGCAGGCCTTCCGCTCGGTCATCGGCCCCCTGGCCAACGTGCTGATCGCACTGACCAAGAACACCACCGTGGCGGCCGCCATCGGCGTCGCGGAGGCGGCCACCCTGATGAAGGAAATGATCGAGAACGAGGCACAGACGCTGGCCATCGGCGCGGTCTTCGCCCTCGGGTTCGTGGTACTGACCCTGCCCACCGGCCTCATCCTGGGCTGGCTGAGCAAGCGACTGGCGGTGAAGCGATGA
- a CDS encoding response regulator transcription factor codes for MRLLLVEDDNHVAAALSAVLARHGFDVTHARSGEEALQALVPEGAGFGVVLLDLGLPDQDGYEVCGKIRKRTSTPVIMVTARADVRSRIHGLNLGADDYVVKPYDTGELLARIHAVSRRTVQEDVPGGGDSALRLGPVHIELPTRQVSVSGSVVQLTRKEFDLLALLAQRPGVVFRREQIISEVWRTSWEGTGRTLEVHVASLRAKLRMPALIETVRGVGYRLVAPGA; via the coding sequence ATGAGACTTCTCCTCGTCGAGGACGACAACCATGTCGCCGCCGCCCTGTCCGCGGTCCTGGCACGGCACGGTTTCGACGTCACGCACGCCCGCAGCGGCGAGGAGGCTCTCCAGGCCCTGGTCCCGGAGGGAGCCGGTTTCGGAGTCGTCCTGCTCGACCTGGGCCTGCCCGACCAGGACGGATACGAGGTGTGCGGGAAGATCCGCAAGCGCACCAGCACCCCGGTGATCATGGTCACCGCGCGTGCCGACGTCCGCTCCCGCATCCACGGCCTCAACCTCGGTGCCGACGACTACGTGGTCAAGCCGTACGACACCGGTGAGCTGCTCGCCCGTATCCACGCCGTCAGCCGCCGCACCGTCCAGGAGGACGTGCCGGGCGGCGGGGACAGCGCGCTGCGCCTCGGTCCGGTGCACATCGAACTGCCCACCCGCCAGGTCAGCGTGAGCGGTTCGGTCGTCCAGCTGACCCGCAAGGAGTTCGACCTCCTCGCCCTGCTCGCCCAGCGCCCGGGGGTGGTCTTCCGCCGGGAGCAGATCATCAGCGAGGTGTGGCGCACCAGCTGGGAGGGGACCGGGCGCACGCTCGAGGTGCACGTCGCGTCCCTGCGCGCCAAGCTGCGCATGCCGGCGCTGATCGAGACCGTGCGTGGCGTGGGCTACCGGCTCGTCGCTCCGGGCGCCTAG
- a CDS encoding sensor histidine kinase produces MGAVTDIRGRRTADRLVAAVMRVEQAGDAQAEADEGGAGRKGGTGTVSLFWRIFSLNAVGLVAAAGLLLGPVTVSTPVLPGEAMAVVGGLAALLAANALVLRVGLAPLQRLGRAMATADLRRPGARAPVAGPAETAELITTYNTMLDRLEAERAAGAARALSAQERERQRVARELHDEVGQTLTAVLLQLKRVGDQAPEELRDEVGQAQEATRAGLDEIRRIARRLRPGVLDELGLASALRSLAAEFTTHGLTVRHHLSGDLPHLTEEAELVLYRVAQEGLTNTARHAAADRADVWLRPVTDGVELLVRDNGRGLGGTPEGSGISGMRERALLVGAALSLAPAPDGGTELRLRVPAGTGRR; encoded by the coding sequence ATGGGTGCTGTCACGGATATACGCGGCCGGCGGACGGCTGACAGGCTGGTCGCAGCCGTCATGCGGGTGGAGCAGGCGGGCGACGCACAGGCGGAAGCCGACGAGGGCGGAGCGGGCCGAAAGGGCGGAACCGGGACCGTGTCGCTGTTCTGGCGGATCTTCTCGCTCAACGCCGTCGGCCTGGTCGCGGCCGCCGGGCTGCTCCTGGGTCCGGTCACCGTGTCGACCCCGGTCCTGCCCGGCGAGGCGATGGCCGTCGTCGGTGGTCTCGCCGCCCTGCTGGCCGCCAACGCCCTGGTGCTGCGCGTCGGCCTCGCCCCGCTCCAGCGGCTGGGCCGCGCCATGGCGACCGCCGATCTGCGACGTCCCGGTGCCCGGGCCCCCGTCGCCGGTCCCGCCGAGACGGCCGAGCTGATCACGACGTACAACACCATGCTCGACCGGCTGGAGGCCGAACGCGCCGCCGGCGCGGCCCGCGCGCTCTCCGCCCAGGAGCGCGAACGGCAACGCGTCGCCCGCGAGCTGCACGACGAGGTCGGGCAGACCCTGACCGCCGTCCTCCTCCAGCTCAAGCGCGTCGGCGACCAGGCGCCCGAGGAACTGCGCGACGAGGTCGGCCAGGCACAGGAGGCCACCCGCGCGGGCCTCGACGAGATCCGCCGCATCGCGCGCCGACTGCGCCCCGGCGTGCTGGACGAGCTGGGCCTGGCCAGTGCGCTGCGCTCCCTCGCGGCCGAGTTCACCACCCACGGCCTGACGGTCCGCCACCACCTCTCCGGCGACCTGCCGCACCTGACCGAGGAGGCCGAACTCGTGCTCTACCGGGTGGCCCAGGAGGGCCTGACCAACACCGCGCGGCACGCCGCCGCCGACCGCGCGGACGTCTGGCTGCGGCCGGTGACGGACGGGGTCGAACTCCTCGTACGTGACAACGGCAGGGGCCTGGGCGGGACACCGGAGGGCTCCGGCATCAGCGGTATGCGCGAGCGCGCGCTGCTCGTGGGAGCCGCCCTGTCCCTCGCGCCCGCTCCCGACGGCGGTACCGAACTCAGGCTGCGCGTACCGGCCGGGACCGGGCGCCGATGA
- a CDS encoding glutamate ABC transporter substrate-binding protein: protein MKLRKVTATSAAVLALALSATACGGGDKDSDSGSSGGGEKIKIGIKYDQPGLGLKEPDGSFSGFDVDVATYVAKELGYEPDQIEWVETKSADRENALARGDVKFIAATYSINDERKQKVDFAGPYLLAHQDLLVKSDSDITKATDLNDKKLCSVTGSTSAQNVKNDFAPDAQLKQNSGYSECIAALQSGAVDALTTDDSILAGYAAQEQYKGQFKLAGLKLSNENYGIGVKKGDTATLNKINDALEKMVSDKAWDKAVQENFGPANYKNEPAPKIGNIVK, encoded by the coding sequence ATGAAGCTCCGCAAGGTCACCGCCACCTCGGCCGCCGTCCTCGCGCTCGCCCTGTCCGCCACCGCCTGTGGCGGCGGTGACAAGGACAGCGACTCGGGTTCCAGCGGCGGCGGCGAGAAGATCAAGATCGGCATCAAGTACGACCAGCCGGGTCTCGGTCTGAAGGAGCCCGACGGTTCCTTCTCCGGCTTCGACGTGGACGTGGCGACCTACGTGGCCAAGGAGCTCGGCTACGAGCCCGACCAGATCGAGTGGGTCGAGACCAAGAGCGCCGACCGCGAGAACGCCCTCGCCCGCGGCGACGTGAAGTTCATCGCGGCCACCTACTCGATCAACGACGAGCGCAAGCAGAAGGTCGACTTCGCCGGCCCGTACCTGCTGGCCCACCAGGACCTGCTGGTCAAGTCGGACTCCGACATCACCAAGGCCACGGACCTCAACGACAAGAAGCTGTGCTCCGTGACCGGCTCGACCTCGGCGCAGAACGTCAAGAACGACTTCGCCCCGGACGCCCAGCTCAAGCAGAACAGCGGCTACTCGGAGTGCATCGCCGCCCTCCAGAGCGGCGCCGTGGACGCGCTGACCACCGACGACTCGATCCTCGCGGGCTACGCCGCGCAGGAGCAGTACAAGGGTCAGTTCAAGCTCGCCGGCCTCAAGCTGAGCAACGAGAACTACGGCATCGGTGTCAAGAAGGGCGACACCGCGACCCTGAACAAGATCAACGACGCGCTGGAGAAGATGGTCAGCGACAAGGCCTGGGACAAGGCGGTCCAGGAGAACTTCGGTCCGGCCAACTACAAGAACGAGCCCGCGCCCAAGATCGGCAACATCGTCAAGTAG